The following coding sequences lie in one Amycolatopsis cihanbeyliensis genomic window:
- a CDS encoding RNA polymerase sigma factor: MTVGLLEVEVTVATLRTRYEVFAQYVLPETEVLYRVARTLTAQPADAEDLVQETLLRAYRAVDRFDGEHPRAWLLTILRNAEHNRHRRRRPQLLLDPEQAMERAAEHEDGAADPAHVIVDLRFTTEVSAAFDALPEKYREVVAMVDVDGLGYAEAAAALGVPIGTVMSRLHRGRKQIRRQLTAAGITVGRGSR; encoded by the coding sequence ATGACTGTCGGGTTGCTCGAGGTGGAGGTGACCGTGGCGACGCTGCGCACCCGGTACGAGGTTTTCGCGCAGTACGTTCTGCCCGAGACGGAGGTGCTTTACCGCGTGGCTCGCACGCTGACCGCGCAGCCCGCGGACGCCGAGGATCTGGTGCAGGAGACGTTGCTGCGGGCCTATCGGGCCGTGGACAGGTTTGACGGCGAGCATCCCCGCGCCTGGCTGTTGACCATCCTGCGCAACGCCGAGCACAATCGGCACCGGCGCAGGCGCCCGCAGCTGCTGCTGGATCCGGAGCAGGCCATGGAACGGGCTGCCGAGCACGAGGACGGTGCGGCCGATCCCGCACATGTGATCGTCGACCTCCGGTTCACCACCGAGGTTTCCGCGGCGTTCGACGCGCTGCCAGAGAAGTACCGGGAGGTCGTGGCCATGGTTGACGTCGATGGCCTGGGCTACGCCGAGGCGGCCGCGGCGCTGGGAGTGCCGATCGGCACGGTGATGAGCCGGCTGCATCGCGGCCGCAAGCAGATCCGTCGGCAGCTCACCGCTGCTGGGATCACGGTGGGGCGGGGTTCCCGGTGA
- a CDS encoding anti-sigma factor family protein, protein MSGARHRIPSLRCLRVMRTLQSHLDGEVDEDTSRWVAQHLEECRRCGLEADTYRAISDALAQHRHGDAEAITRLRAFGAALEHACDDHGC, encoded by the coding sequence GTGAGCGGCGCGCGGCACCGTATCCCTTCGCTGCGCTGCCTGCGGGTGATGCGGACGCTCCAGTCGCATCTGGACGGGGAGGTCGACGAGGACACCTCGCGGTGGGTGGCCCAGCACCTGGAGGAATGCCGCCGGTGCGGGCTCGAGGCCGACACCTACCGCGCGATCTCGGATGCGCTCGCCCAGCACCGGCACGGCGACGCCGAGGCGATCACCCGGCTGCGCGCCTTCGGTGCGGCGCTGGAACACGCCTGCGACGATCACGGCTGCTGA
- a CDS encoding Crp/Fnr family transcriptional regulator, producing the protein MALSKLPGAAMEQTMRLLGTGSAADLAIRQAAWVARCVGRGSDVPLAQEDLAALATGLHTRVYQRGSVLFRGGAAADGVWIVRQGRVELAVGSGRRRAVVHVLRPGDVDGDIAYLLDMPLPYTARGLDDCTMLFLGSADFEGLLARRPPIARRWLSSVAQRLAASQQRIIGLLGRSLTEQVARLLLDEAAADDTVPLPQRTLAAMLGVQRPSLNKILKEFERTGWIELRYANITILDPKGLAGAAG; encoded by the coding sequence ATGGCACTCTCGAAGTTGCCCGGCGCGGCGATGGAGCAGACGATGCGGCTGCTCGGCACGGGCTCGGCCGCCGATCTGGCGATCCGGCAGGCGGCCTGGGTGGCGCGCTGTGTCGGCCGCGGCTCCGATGTCCCGCTGGCCCAGGAGGACCTCGCGGCGCTGGCCACCGGGCTGCACACCCGGGTGTACCAGCGAGGGTCGGTGCTGTTCCGTGGCGGTGCCGCCGCGGACGGGGTGTGGATCGTGCGGCAGGGCCGGGTGGAGCTGGCGGTCGGGTCGGGCCGCCGACGGGCCGTGGTGCACGTGCTGCGCCCTGGCGATGTCGACGGTGATATCGCGTACCTGCTGGACATGCCGCTGCCCTACACCGCGCGCGGGCTCGACGACTGCACCATGCTGTTCCTCGGATCGGCTGATTTCGAGGGGCTGCTGGCGCGGCGACCGCCGATCGCGCGCCGCTGGCTGTCCAGCGTCGCGCAGCGGCTGGCGGCCAGCCAGCAGCGGATCATCGGGCTGCTGGGGAGGTCGCTGACCGAGCAGGTGGCGCGGCTGCTGCTGGACGAGGCCGCGGCCGATGACACGGTGCCGCTGCCGCAACGCACCCTGGCCGCCATGCTCGGGGTGCAGCGCCCCTCACTGAACAAGATCCTCAAGGAGTTCGAACGCACCGGCTGGATCGAGCTGCGCTATGCCAACATCACCATTCTCGACCCTAAAGGGCTGGCCGGGGCCGCCGGTTGA
- a CDS encoding DUF427 domain-containing protein gives MLRAVWNGTVLAEAPRTVRMEGNHYFPPESVYTKHFTKSKAKTLCPWKGIASYYDLTTEDAVMPNAAWYYPHPSPLARRIKNHVAFDFTVTVEGEREPDSDGASGLRGVWNRLRKKSDPNHST, from the coding sequence ATGTTACGCGCGGTATGGAACGGCACCGTCCTGGCCGAAGCACCCCGCACGGTGCGCATGGAAGGCAACCACTACTTCCCTCCCGAATCGGTGTACACGAAGCACTTCACCAAGAGCAAGGCCAAGACACTCTGCCCGTGGAAGGGCATCGCCAGCTACTACGACCTGACCACCGAGGACGCGGTGATGCCGAACGCCGCCTGGTACTACCCGCATCCCAGCCCGCTGGCGCGGCGCATCAAGAACCACGTCGCCTTCGACTTCACGGTCACCGTCGAAGGGGAGCGCGAACCGGACTCGGACGGCGCAAGCGGCCTGCGCGGGGTGTGGAACCGGCTGCGCAAAAAGTCCGATCCAAACCACTCGACGTAG
- a CDS encoding multicopper oxidase family protein codes for MDRRTFLARIPVAAAAGFLLPRSAGAFGPRSAHADGEPLRDLPEVRSAGGLLEHHIDMAATQVRVRDRVLNLDTYNGQVPGQVLRIRPGDNMRILLRNLMRPMGIPLNRLPPLCASHPDETATAPGEPDGTLDCVDSAVHKVGHGGTIVQTMIATNLHTHGLQVSPTGNADNVFLRIDPLGQHQYSYDIPADHPAGMHWYHPHFHGSTSHQGWAGLSGPIIVEGDIDEVPEIADMRERILVCNELWVGDDNGEVPTTLVVPTAGPVPFNGLPAIPSSMYFTVNGQLLPEIHIRPGETQRWRMLNASPHRALWLHVEGHTLHQIGQDGIPLAHSRPRPHIMMTAANRAEVVIKGGEPGRYRVYAPAYDQGHPGGARPYVQLATLVVSGPKATGRIPARLVDPPRMPDLPVARRRTLRFSGDISGTKGIGVRFLIDGKEYDHDRIDQEVEAGTVEEWTMVNDDVFQHPFHIHVNPFQVIDVQGIPAGDTSWAPPDPGVWWDTFRMPPHGQFTMRTYFRPDITGKTVFHCHILPHEDNGMMGNLLISPPEKGN; via the coding sequence ATGGATCGTAGGACATTCCTGGCACGGATCCCGGTGGCCGCCGCGGCCGGGTTCCTGCTACCCCGCTCGGCGGGCGCGTTCGGCCCACGAAGCGCCCACGCTGATGGTGAGCCGCTGCGGGATCTGCCCGAGGTGCGCAGCGCGGGCGGGTTACTGGAGCACCACATCGACATGGCGGCCACCCAGGTGCGGGTGCGGGACCGGGTGCTGAACCTGGACACCTACAACGGCCAGGTTCCTGGCCAGGTGCTACGCATCCGGCCAGGGGACAATATGCGTATCCTGCTGCGCAACCTGATGCGGCCGATGGGCATCCCGCTCAATCGGCTACCACCGCTGTGCGCGTCCCACCCGGACGAGACCGCCACCGCACCGGGTGAGCCGGACGGAACGCTGGACTGCGTGGACTCCGCGGTGCACAAGGTCGGTCACGGCGGCACGATCGTGCAGACGATGATCGCCACCAACCTGCACACCCACGGCCTCCAGGTCTCCCCCACCGGCAACGCGGACAACGTGTTCCTCCGCATCGACCCGCTCGGGCAGCACCAGTATTCCTACGACATCCCCGCCGATCACCCGGCCGGGATGCATTGGTATCACCCGCACTTCCACGGCTCCACCAGCCACCAGGGCTGGGCCGGGCTGTCCGGCCCGATCATCGTCGAAGGTGATATCGACGAGGTTCCCGAGATCGCCGACATGCGCGAACGCATTCTGGTGTGCAACGAGCTCTGGGTCGGCGACGACAACGGTGAGGTTCCCACCACCCTGGTCGTCCCGACCGCGGGGCCAGTGCCCTTCAACGGGCTGCCTGCCATCCCCAGCAGCATGTACTTCACCGTCAACGGCCAGCTGCTCCCGGAGATCCACATCAGGCCCGGGGAAACCCAGCGCTGGCGGATGCTCAACGCCTCCCCGCACCGCGCCCTGTGGCTGCACGTGGAAGGCCACACCCTGCACCAGATCGGGCAGGACGGCATCCCGCTGGCCCACTCCCGGCCCCGCCCGCACATTATGATGACCGCCGCCAACCGCGCCGAGGTCGTCATCAAGGGCGGCGAACCCGGCCGCTACCGCGTCTACGCCCCCGCCTACGACCAGGGCCACCCCGGCGGCGCCCGCCCCTACGTCCAACTCGCCACCCTCGTCGTGTCCGGGCCGAAGGCGACCGGCCGCATCCCTGCCCGGCTGGTCGACCCGCCCCGCATGCCCGACCTGCCCGTCGCCCGCAGGCGCACCCTGCGCTTCTCCGGGGACATCTCCGGAACCAAAGGTATCGGGGTTCGGTTCCTCATCGACGGCAAGGAGTACGACCATGACCGCATCGACCAGGAGGTCGAGGCCGGCACCGTGGAAGAGTGGACGATGGTCAACGACGACGTGTTCCAGCACCCGTTCCACATTCACGTCAACCCGTTCCAGGTGATCGACGTGCAGGGCATCCCGGCCGGGGACACCTCGTGGGCACCGCCGGATCCCGGGGTGTGGTGGGACACCTTCCGCATGCCGCCGCACGGGCAGTTCACCATGCGCACCTATTTCCGGCCCGATATCACCGGAAAGACGGTGTTCCACTGCCACATCCTTCCGCACGAGGACAACGGCATGATGGGCAACCTGCTCATCTCCCCACCCGAGAAGGGCAACTGA
- a CDS encoding dihydrolipoyl dehydrogenase family protein produces the protein MTKTYDLVVVGGGTAGIIAAKTAGALGAKVALVEVARPGGDCLWTGCVPSKALIAAAATAHRMRTSGRFGITPVEPEVDFPAVMAHVRKAIERIEPADSPQALAEAGAEVVPGTAVFTGPREVLVGQRRLRFRHAVVATGSSPALPPIPGLAELDPLTSDTVWELTELPRRLAVLGGGPIGCELGQALSRLGAEVTIIEAADRLLPREEPRAGTALSAALSLEGIRVLTSTTVTGAEQDAGTVRLEVDGPVGAEVVEADRVLVATGRRPGTAGLGQDAAGVALDERGHVVVDAKLRTSNPRVYAAGDVVGKLLFTHVAGMHGSIAATNALLAPLRRIDHDTMPWVTFTDPEIAHVGLTEQDARRRHGTNIRVRLLEHEHVDRAVTEDETGGFTHIVLDGKARVLGATIVAPRAGEMIAELAGLVARRARLPELSSVVHPYPSWTDGVWNAAVAEAQQGLHKPAVRALARLRRMITPG, from the coding sequence GTGACGAAGACCTATGACCTGGTGGTGGTCGGTGGGGGCACCGCCGGGATCATCGCGGCCAAGACGGCGGGCGCCCTTGGCGCGAAGGTGGCGCTCGTCGAGGTCGCCAGGCCGGGAGGGGACTGCCTGTGGACCGGCTGTGTCCCGAGCAAGGCACTCATCGCCGCCGCCGCGACCGCGCACCGGATGCGCACCAGCGGCCGGTTCGGCATCACCCCGGTCGAACCCGAGGTCGACTTCCCCGCCGTGATGGCACACGTGCGCAAGGCCATCGAACGCATCGAACCCGCCGACTCGCCACAAGCGCTCGCCGAGGCGGGCGCCGAGGTGGTGCCGGGCACCGCGGTGTTCACCGGGCCGCGTGAGGTGCTCGTTGGCCAGCGGCGGCTGCGGTTCCGGCACGCCGTGGTAGCCACCGGCTCCTCCCCCGCGCTGCCACCGATCCCCGGGCTCGCCGAACTCGATCCGCTGACCAGCGACACCGTATGGGAACTCACCGAACTACCGCGCCGGCTCGCCGTCCTCGGCGGTGGCCCGATCGGCTGCGAGCTCGGCCAGGCCCTGTCCCGCCTCGGCGCCGAAGTGACGATCATCGAAGCCGCCGACCGGTTGCTGCCCCGCGAGGAACCCCGGGCAGGCACCGCACTGTCCGCGGCGTTGAGTCTGGAAGGCATCCGGGTGCTGACCTCGACCACCGTGACCGGGGCCGAGCAGGACGCCGGCACGGTACGGCTGGAGGTCGACGGCCCCGTGGGAGCCGAGGTCGTCGAGGCCGATCGGGTCCTGGTGGCCACCGGACGGCGCCCCGGCACCGCGGGCCTCGGCCAGGACGCGGCGGGCGTCGCCCTCGATGAGCGGGGCCATGTCGTGGTGGATGCCAAGCTGCGCACCAGCAATCCACGCGTCTATGCCGCGGGCGATGTTGTCGGCAAGCTGCTGTTCACCCATGTCGCGGGAATGCACGGCAGCATCGCCGCCACCAACGCCCTGCTCGCCCCGCTACGGCGGATCGACCACGACACGATGCCCTGGGTGACGTTCACCGACCCGGAGATCGCTCATGTCGGGCTGACCGAGCAGGACGCCCGGCGGCGGCACGGGACGAACATCCGCGTCCGCCTGCTGGAGCACGAGCACGTGGACCGCGCGGTCACCGAGGACGAGACCGGCGGCTTCACCCATATCGTGCTCGACGGCAAGGCACGGGTGCTGGGAGCTACTATCGTCGCGCCCCGTGCCGGGGAGATGATCGCCGAGCTGGCTGGGCTCGTCGCCAGGCGAGCACGGCTACCCGAGCTGAGCTCCGTGGTGCATCCCTACCCCTCGTGGACCGACGGGGTGTGGAACGCCGCGGTAGCGGAGGCGCAGCAAGGCCTGCACAAGCCCGCAGTGCGCGCCCTTGCCCGCCTACGCCGGATGATCACCCCGGGCTAG
- a CDS encoding cation:proton antiporter: MTDLLVLAALLLGYGLVSGRLHGTAITAPMVFVTAGLVLGQGGLGWLSGTAGEGAVRVLAEATLVLVLFTDAVRIDLPTLRREYHFPLRLLAIGMPVGILLGTVAAWLIFEDFGMWEACLLAAVLAPTDAALGAAVVADRRLPVRVRQSLNVESGLNDGIALPVVLLLVALAATGQGDAGSAAEWAWFAVRQIGLGVTVGVAGGTVGGWLLNRLDSAGWLTPTYRRLAVLALAALVYAGAELATGNGFIAAFVAGLCFGSVAREQCQQVHEFAEREGELLGMATFTMFAAVIAGSRLTDIDWPVVAYAVLSLVVVRMLAVAIAMLGSRVRFETTLFFGWFGPRGLASILFALLVVEQSGVASGERTMLVASVTVVLSVYAHGLTAAGWARGFARRARTLAPEAPEHLRVTEHHVR; encoded by the coding sequence ATGACCGACCTGCTGGTCCTCGCCGCCCTGCTGCTCGGCTACGGGTTGGTATCCGGTCGCCTGCACGGCACCGCGATCACCGCGCCGATGGTCTTCGTGACCGCGGGGCTCGTGCTGGGGCAGGGCGGGCTCGGCTGGTTGAGCGGCACAGCGGGTGAAGGAGCCGTCAGAGTACTGGCCGAGGCCACCCTGGTGCTGGTGCTGTTCACCGACGCGGTGCGCATCGACCTGCCGACGCTGCGCCGCGAGTACCACTTTCCCCTGCGGCTACTCGCGATCGGGATGCCGGTGGGCATCCTGCTCGGCACGGTGGCCGCGTGGCTGATTTTCGAGGATTTCGGCATGTGGGAGGCGTGTCTGCTCGCCGCGGTGCTGGCACCCACCGATGCCGCCCTCGGCGCGGCCGTGGTCGCCGACCGGCGGCTGCCGGTGCGAGTCAGGCAGAGCCTGAACGTCGAGAGTGGACTGAACGACGGTATCGCGCTGCCGGTAGTGCTGTTGCTGGTCGCCCTGGCCGCGACCGGCCAGGGCGATGCCGGCTCGGCGGCGGAATGGGCGTGGTTCGCCGTGCGGCAGATCGGCCTCGGTGTCACGGTCGGCGTTGCCGGCGGAACCGTTGGCGGGTGGCTGCTCAACCGGCTGGACTCGGCGGGCTGGCTGACGCCGACCTACCGGCGGTTGGCCGTGCTCGCACTGGCCGCGCTGGTCTACGCGGGCGCGGAACTGGCCACCGGGAACGGTTTCATCGCCGCCTTCGTCGCTGGACTGTGCTTCGGCTCGGTGGCTCGCGAGCAGTGCCAGCAGGTGCACGAGTTCGCCGAGCGGGAAGGCGAGCTGCTTGGTATGGCCACGTTCACCATGTTCGCCGCGGTCATCGCGGGCAGCAGGCTGACCGATATCGACTGGCCGGTGGTGGCGTACGCGGTGCTGAGCCTGGTGGTGGTGCGGATGCTCGCGGTGGCGATCGCGATGCTCGGCTCCAGGGTGCGGTTCGAGACCACGCTGTTCTTCGGCTGGTTCGGTCCCCGCGGCCTCGCCTCGATCCTGTTCGCCCTCCTGGTGGTCGAGCAGTCGGGCGTTGCCAGCGGCGAGCGGACCATGCTGGTGGCCAGCGTGACCGTGGTGCTGAGCGTGTACGCGCACGGCCTCACCGCCGCCGGGTGGGCACGGGGATTCGCGCGGCGCGCCCGTACCCTCGCGCCGGAAGCCCCGGAACACCTTCGGGTAACCGAACACCACGTCCGCTAG
- a CDS encoding DUF302 domain-containing protein gives MSHIDTGWNTAGPRPGFQVGAHPCAQDSHCHEERFTTLRMKMRGRRTRTAGLIAGIATLALTAAACGDSGSDTGNEAQSPAPSEDTSAPAESDQETSTTLVTWESSKPFEDTVGALKEAVSSNGMMVLGDLNQAGALQSTGLDLPGAHTFFVGNPTAGKTFFEKTAAIGSVIPLRMYVWADSEGTAKVSYFDPKPLFEAVDPGLAEGGQKMSMASQKIANAAAE, from the coding sequence GTGAGTCACATCGACACGGGCTGGAATACCGCTGGACCGCGACCGGGTTTCCAGGTCGGCGCGCACCCGTGTGCGCAGGACAGTCACTGTCACGAGGAAAGGTTCACTACCTTGCGAATGAAGATGAGGGGACGCCGCACCCGCACGGCTGGCCTGATCGCGGGCATCGCCACGCTGGCGCTGACCGCCGCGGCCTGCGGCGACAGCGGTTCGGACACTGGTAACGAAGCGCAGTCCCCCGCCCCGTCGGAGGACACCTCGGCACCGGCCGAGAGTGACCAGGAGACCAGCACAACGCTGGTGACCTGGGAATCCAGCAAACCGTTCGAGGACACCGTTGGTGCGTTGAAGGAGGCGGTGTCGAGTAACGGGATGATGGTGCTGGGTGATCTGAATCAGGCTGGGGCGTTGCAGTCGACCGGGTTGGACCTGCCGGGGGCGCACACGTTCTTTGTGGGGAATCCGACCGCGGGTAAGACGTTCTTTGAGAAGACCGCGGCGATCGGCTCGGTGATTCCGTTGCGGATGTACGTCTGGGCCGATAGTGAGGGTACGGCGAAGGTGAGTTATTTCGATCCGAAGCCGTTGTTCGAGGCGGTCGACCCGGGTCTTGCCGAGGGTGGCCAGAAGATGTCCATGGCCTCGCAGAAGATCGCCAACGCCGCCGCCGAGTGA
- a CDS encoding CDP-alcohol phosphatidyltransferase family protein has translation MSQLTDRLLGEPDSRAATNALLAEVRAGRWGPRAWVRFLADATRRSVHQARRHPRALAEVTALHVLFAVLADRRGRAWVAVSWGMAASHLGLLEQRSSIGLASTITLARANLPALAGGRWVSGLALGSDLADGWLARGLGAESRFGAAADSLADAAFWTWFTLRHEPSHRVRAMALLAWLAPVVAVTAASARQGSMVDAPRPVVLRPAAALQAVLTARGIFSSTSTPRYD, from the coding sequence GTGAGTCAGCTGACCGACCGGCTGCTGGGCGAGCCGGACAGCAGGGCGGCGACGAACGCGCTGCTCGCCGAGGTACGCGCGGGGCGGTGGGGGCCCCGAGCCTGGGTGAGGTTCCTCGCCGACGCCACACGGCGATCCGTGCACCAGGCCCGCCGGCACCCGCGCGCGCTGGCCGAGGTCACCGCGCTGCACGTGCTGTTCGCCGTACTCGCTGACCGCCGCGGCCGGGCCTGGGTGGCGGTGAGCTGGGGCATGGCCGCCAGTCACCTCGGCCTGCTCGAACAGCGCAGCTCGATCGGCCTGGCCAGCACAATCACCCTCGCCAGGGCAAACCTGCCCGCGTTGGCCGGTGGGCGGTGGGTGTCCGGGCTCGCGCTCGGCAGCGACCTCGCCGACGGGTGGCTCGCCCGCGGGCTGGGCGCGGAGTCGCGGTTCGGCGCGGCCGCGGACTCGCTGGCCGACGCCGCCTTCTGGACCTGGTTCACGCTGCGCCACGAGCCCAGCCACCGGGTGCGTGCCATGGCGCTACTGGCGTGGCTGGCACCGGTTGTCGCGGTGACCGCGGCCAGCGCGCGACAAGGCTCGATGGTCGACGCCCCGCGCCCGGTGGTGCTGCGTCCGGCCGCGGCGTTGCAGGCGGTACTCACCGCCCGCGGGATCTTCTCGTCGACTTCGACGCCCAGGTACGACTGA
- a CDS encoding carboxymuconolactone decarboxylase family protein: MTYLPSLPEGATLLDVFRSYPQTSAPLVDYHQVLLRGPSPLSVAERELIAAYVSGLNACHYCHGVHTATAEAFGIAEGTLTALLSDVDTAPVEDWMKPLLRYVGKLTLTPSRMTDADVDAVRAAGWDERALHDAVSVCALFNFMNRLVEGLGITATGDYFATSAQRLTEGGYAGLKKLFDQEP, translated from the coding sequence GTGACCTACCTTCCCTCGTTGCCCGAGGGCGCCACGCTGCTGGACGTGTTCCGCTCCTACCCGCAGACCTCGGCGCCGCTCGTGGACTACCACCAGGTGCTGCTGCGCGGCCCCTCCCCGCTCAGCGTGGCCGAGCGGGAGCTGATCGCCGCCTATGTATCCGGGTTGAATGCCTGCCACTACTGCCACGGTGTGCACACCGCCACCGCGGAGGCGTTCGGTATCGCCGAAGGGACGCTCACCGCGTTGCTGTCCGATGTCGACACGGCGCCGGTCGAGGACTGGATGAAACCGTTGCTGCGCTACGTCGGCAAGCTTACCCTCACCCCGAGCCGCATGACCGATGCCGACGTCGACGCGGTCCGTGCCGCGGGATGGGACGAGCGGGCCCTGCACGACGCGGTCTCGGTCTGCGCGCTGTTCAACTTTATGAACCGGCTGGTCGAGGGCCTCGGCATCACCGCGACCGGGGACTACTTCGCGACCTCCGCGCAACGGCTGACCGAAGGTGGTTACGCCGGGTTGAAGAAGCTGTTCGACCAGGAACCGTGA
- the nrtS gene encoding nitrate/nitrite transporter NrtS — MNRPPSGAEVACRHVGSDTCARCSWSRPGEALALVLRGRTAGKALPVAIVVGTVLSLVNQGAVIIDGTAAADTWFRVAVNYAVPFIVASVGYLSGRRIRPDAAGWCRYLARYHDERPGITERVLNVAAARGVGSPYRWLVEPLRSSPGPILDLACGSAPTRDLLPDARWLGVDTSWGEFGLATAAGRGPVVLGRADALPVAEDAVTDVCAAMCLPLLTPLEGVLGEVRRVLRPGGRIVALVPSRLGWHPVGAARWLRVFRALGIHDQPWPNPQARDGLAPLLRAHGFVVDRCEHKVFWREVDTPEQAALIVDGLYLPEAEPGRVEQAKRALGSRARPGRRLPFPLRRVVAQLPDHEPEKEGSPP; from the coding sequence GTGAATCGCCCGCCTTCCGGCGCGGAGGTGGCTTGCCGGCACGTCGGCAGCGACACCTGCGCCAGGTGCAGCTGGAGCCGACCTGGTGAGGCGCTCGCGCTGGTGCTGCGCGGGCGGACGGCGGGTAAGGCGCTGCCGGTCGCGATCGTGGTGGGCACCGTGCTCTCGCTGGTGAACCAGGGCGCGGTGATCATCGACGGGACCGCGGCGGCTGATACGTGGTTTCGGGTTGCGGTGAACTACGCGGTGCCGTTTATCGTGGCCAGCGTGGGTTACCTGTCGGGGCGGCGGATCCGGCCGGACGCGGCGGGATGGTGCCGCTACCTGGCCAGGTATCACGACGAGCGGCCGGGAATCACCGAACGCGTGCTGAACGTGGCGGCGGCGCGCGGGGTCGGCTCGCCCTACCGTTGGCTGGTCGAGCCGCTCCGGTCGAGTCCCGGCCCGATCCTCGACCTGGCCTGCGGCTCGGCCCCCACCCGTGACCTGTTGCCGGATGCGCGATGGCTGGGGGTCGATACCTCGTGGGGCGAGTTCGGGCTCGCCACGGCGGCCGGCAGGGGACCGGTGGTGCTGGGCAGGGCGGATGCGCTGCCGGTGGCCGAGGACGCGGTCACCGACGTGTGCGCGGCGATGTGCCTGCCGCTGCTGACCCCGCTGGAAGGCGTGCTCGGCGAGGTACGCAGGGTGCTGCGACCCGGTGGGCGGATCGTCGCGCTGGTGCCGTCCCGACTGGGCTGGCACCCGGTCGGCGCCGCCCGCTGGCTGCGCGTGTTCCGGGCGCTGGGCATTCACGATCAACCCTGGCCCAACCCGCAGGCGCGTGACGGGCTGGCACCGCTGCTGCGAGCGCACGGCTTCGTCGTCGACAGGTGCGAGCACAAGGTGTTCTGGCGGGAGGTCGACACACCGGAGCAGGCTGCGCTGATCGTCGACGGGTTGTACCTGCCGGAAGCGGAGCCGGGCCGGGTGGAGCAGGCGAAGCGAGCGCTGGGTTCGCGGGCACGGCCCGGCCGGAGGTTGCCGTTTCCGCTCCGCCGGGTTGTCGCCCAGCTACCGGACCACGAACCGGAGAAAGAGGGTTCCCCACCGTGA
- a CDS encoding class I SAM-dependent methyltransferase has product MSRAGDAGTSAEIKACCTAAYGSDAVALLLGESYHPGGLALTRRLAAALELGGGQRVVDVAAGSGATARLLATEYHATVDGVDLGEDTVRRARTAAEKAGLAERTRFHLGDAERIPLPDGVFNAVFCECAFCTFPDKPTAATEFARLLRPGGRVGITDVTITEAGLPEQLRTLTAWIACIADARPLEQYADILADAGLTTIRTERHDDAIAGMIDQIEARLRLLRMTAPDRLAEAGVDIEAVLRYTQPARQAVADGVIGYGLLVARKPG; this is encoded by the coding sequence ATGAGCCGCGCAGGCGACGCCGGCACCTCGGCGGAGATCAAAGCGTGCTGCACGGCCGCCTACGGCAGCGACGCGGTGGCACTGCTGCTCGGCGAGTCCTACCACCCTGGCGGGCTCGCGCTGACCAGACGGCTGGCCGCTGCGCTCGAGTTGGGTGGCGGACAGCGAGTGGTCGACGTCGCCGCCGGTTCCGGCGCGACCGCTCGGCTGCTGGCCACCGAGTACCACGCCACGGTGGATGGCGTCGATCTCGGCGAAGACACGGTGCGGCGGGCACGGACCGCGGCGGAGAAGGCGGGCCTCGCCGAGCGGACCCGGTTCCACCTCGGGGACGCCGAGCGGATCCCGCTGCCCGACGGTGTCTTCAATGCCGTGTTCTGTGAGTGCGCGTTCTGCACCTTCCCGGACAAGCCGACCGCGGCCACCGAGTTCGCCCGACTGCTTCGCCCGGGAGGCCGGGTCGGGATCACCGACGTGACCATCACCGAGGCCGGGCTACCCGAGCAGTTGCGCACGCTGACCGCCTGGATCGCCTGCATCGCCGACGCCCGGCCGCTGGAACAGTACGCGGACATCCTCGCCGACGCAGGCCTCACCACCATCCGCACCGAGCGGCACGACGACGCGATCGCCGGCATGATCGACCAGATCGAGGCCCGGCTGCGGCTGCTGCGCATGACCGCACCCGACCGGCTGGCCGAGGCAGGTGTCGACATCGAAGCCGTGCTGCGCTACACCCAGCCCGCCCGGCAGGCCGTGGCCGACGGCGTGATCGGCTACGGCCTGCTGGTGGCGCGGAAGCCCGGATGA